The DNA window GTCCACCTCTGGACCGACGCGCGCGGCGCGGCCGACGCTCAGCCCCTGCTGCTCATCATGGGCGCGCAAGCCTCCGGCACGGGCTGGCCCGAGGAGTTCGCCGACGCCCTCGCCGCCCGCCACCGGGTGATCCGTTACGACCACCGCGACGCCGGCCGCTCCACCTGGTCCTACGACGAGCAGCCCTACCGCATCACCGACCTCGCGGACGACGCCCTCGCCGTCCTGGACGCCCACGGCGTCGAGCGCGCCCACATCGTCGGCCTGTCGCTCGGCGGCATGCTGGCGCAGCTGCTGCTCGCCGACCACCCGGACCGCATCCTCAGCGCCACCCTCATGGGCACGTGCGCGCTGAGCGAGAGGCCGCTCGTCGAGGCCGACGGTACGGAAACCGCCGTCGCCGACCTGCCCGGTATCGACCCGCGCGTCCTGGAGATGTGGGCGCAGCCCGTGGAGGACCGCGGCCTGGAGGCCGAGCTGGACCGGCGCGTGGAGCACTGGCGGATCCTCAGTGGCGAGGAACTGCCCTTCCACGCCGACGAGATGCGGGAGCGCGAGCGGCAGATCATCGAGCACTCGGGGCGTTACGACGTCTCCACCGCCCACGGCCGCGCCGACCACTCCGGCATGCTCCGTACGGAGGAGCTGGCGCGCAACACCGTCCCCACGCTGGTGACCGACGCCTCCGCCGAGCCCGTCTTCCCGT is part of the Streptomyces roseifaciens genome and encodes:
- a CDS encoding alpha/beta fold hydrolase translates to MPRTEARTLTVEVTSGVHLWTDARGAADAQPLLLIMGAQASGTGWPEEFADALAARHRVIRYDHRDAGRSTWSYDEQPYRITDLADDALAVLDAHGVERAHIVGLSLGGMLAQLLLADHPDRILSATLMGTCALSERPLVEADGTETAVADLPGIDPRVLEMWAQPVEDRGLEAELDRRVEHWRILSGEELPFHADEMRERERQIIEHSGRYDVSTAHGRADHSGMLRTEELARNTVPTLVTDASAEPVFPSPHPRHIAQVIGNARTVAMPGMGHALPRECLQPLAEAILEHAAAASAAPAAS